In Vicia villosa cultivar HV-30 ecotype Madison, WI linkage group LG7, Vvil1.0, whole genome shotgun sequence, the DNA window CTAACCTATTGCTTTGCCTCAACCACTTATAGGGAGTGAAATTAGGTTAAAACTTGAAGCCCAAGGCCCTTTGAATCCACTCTTGCAAAGTTTGGAAGATTTGCTTTTGTTCATGAATGGAAAGTTACTATTCTTGACCTATTTTGTACCAATATTCTCCATTTGATTTATGCACGGAAATTTGGTTATATTTAGTCATTAATGTTGATTGAAAACAATCAAAACATACTttctaccaaaatatttgattttccacttaattaaatcattaaaaatcaattttaaatgaaataaaaattatgtaaaatcaaataaaatgatataattcgTGGTATAtgttttggataacttgtggaccaagtttgagtcataaaagtatgggcctatttgcaaaaaaTCCAAtctgaaccttcttatttcacattttgcctccaaaaatcacccaactttgatcaatcatatctcactcaatttttaagctatgagggagttctaagactttttggaaacctcaagaggtcctctaccaGCCACTTTggattatatttttcatttggagcttttatctttatcatatcttctttgacaaaaaactgcttttggaggatgcctgaaaatgacctgtaatcttttgcactatatctctcaaatgaatcatttctagccttggcttgtgagagacaaagttgtagagaatccaatttccttcaaaataggctttgagtgggggatttttgatgttccatgtgaaagttatgcccagtcaaagttgggttgaccttctcctaaagaaaccctaatttgaacctttttgtatttgttcatctctgagtttctattaatggaatcatgatcaatctttgatccaatgatggttatgcacctctatgctTGATGTTTggccaatgatcataggtttgagtcatgctttgattgtagttgaccttcaggtttgaatcagttgactgtggatcttgggattgtttgagcaaggctttggaattgaatcttgaactttgaattattgtaaatggaatatggaaggcaaattttggggtatgacacatgtcctggacagtttgagtgatacgcacacgttgcatcggggcgataactcggagaggaagtgttgacattctttggaggatcttttaatgtgatcagatctgcttttagcaaatgctgcaatgcctgagagattggcatattgattctggtgaaatttcttcttggggcatctggtcgacgcgtatattttggttgttgatctttttgaggtgcagatgcggagatcagaacttcccccacagattggtgctgctcacttttgcgacctttcagactgtgcattgtgttgacctcatttctcccactgatgggcctttttgtagtaccagaggaagagcctatttgaatttttccattttgaatgccgctttcgacacgttccctagttaatatcaggtcagtgaaacctgatgatgagcttcccaacaaatgactatagaaagggccagttaaagtgcccatgaacatgtcgaccagctcgcgatcagataagggtggttgaacccttccagccatatctctccatttttgttcatatcctttgaaactttcttttggtgccatggacatgccccttagttgagtacgggttggtgcaagatcagcattgtattgatactgtttgtaaaaagcagcagctaaatcatcccaggtatgaactttggtactttccagctggtagtaccattcgagttgtgtacccgacagactttcttggaagaagtgaatccacaatttgttatccgttgtgtgaggttgtatcttccttacataggacctcagatgtagttttgggcaagaaactccatcatatttcacaaagacaggaactttgaactttggagggataacaacatctgagatgagtcccggatcattgaaatctaagccaggtattttttgtatctccatagctttcatgcgttcttccaactgctgatacttgtcatcatcctgttcgtctccggaatgataatcttcttcattagaagagagagagggtttggcagaaccgtggttactgtgattgtctccttgttcaccatcaccgactatttcagggatcggtggctttttgaactttttggctgggattttgatctttcttttcagttggctcaagcctacagatcctttgggcttctttttcttcttgatcatcagggctttcagttcttgttgcccctttgccagttctagaatcgccacttgaacttgggcgttctgtgcttcgagattcttgatgcttgtttcagattccatctcttctgactgaaataaacagcgaggggatgagaaatccgtcatgtgaacctgttatgcaatgtatatgaatgaaatgtatatgcaatgaatgaaatgtatatgcaatgttttcaaggatcttagagtttagatttgttaaaacaaaagaaaaacaaacatttgttagtcaaacaatttattattattttttcttcttttttttttctttttttcctcattcgggcttacaaaacagaaataaataaagaaaatgaaggatccttcaggtctcccatggacgctttctctttgcacccaggaatgtgttgatctgctgctcttcttggagttgtccggtgagctccaataatcttctctcatagtcttgacagtgtgctttgaaggtatctctttcctcttttaattGAACCCatgatttttgcaactcttccaggtcagttggcatatccggatgtagaataacttgaggttcgtctccttcggcttccggctcaatagtcacaggtagaatagcgggatatggcatgatgagtttctgagcatgagcccgaacccatctgaggtaaggttccataggaatagaattccattgtcccaaagttttgctttctattctatatacacttccccacgcatgtatgacccttcgtcgatgtctgtgggaatcatcctcgtaatcaaacacaatgccatggataatcatgtcatgaggaccgttgctccgtgcatatccgaattggcgtaaagctaaagagggattgtaagtgatgccccctttgatgccaagtagtggcacattagggtactctccacaatgatcaatgatagtaatgtctctttgaaagaagttgttccaccggatatctgaatgagacaaagacatgatcctgcgagaccattgcattctttgttcatttctcaacactgatcggggaagatgaaatgtaaaccacctagccagtagtggtatacagcacataagagttcctcgtttcttcatggtacgagtgtgtagagaatgtagaatgtctcccagcaatgttggtaccgggttacgggttaggaaaagattgataatgtgtacacttatgaattggtcgggattagggaataaaaccaacccatagatcaaaagagccacaacctcctcaaaagctgggtaacttttgttttctagtagtaatcgagccttttccattaagaacttagcaagcaaacccttaactccactctttgtttcccaattggactcgatttctgactttcgcaaatgtaaggcagcagcaatggtttcaggttttggaatcctttctaaaccagtgaaaggtaattgatttcgattaggtaatccaattagttcagagaactcttccaaggtgggtactaactggtaatcagaaaAGGACGAATTCAGAAGAGAATCTaaccatacttgtaatcacttaaattttccaaagaaattccaaattcgaattttgaattcaagtcagtttcaatacaaactaaacattcaaacaccttcctcaagtatcactgaaactagtccaatcatttcccagccttgaaacccactgaactaagcactacaggtcacgatttattcaaaataaaaccaactcgtatctgatcattcaggcatgtttaacaagatgtagacatatatttgaacttagcttaatgtcctgatcatttctggacatttaattaaagtttgggaGCCTGTACACGAAacaaccattttagggtttcttagttcaaatttagggtttttcgttagaactaaaaataggacaaattaagggcatggttgaattcagtagattgagacgaatcgaatgggcatgtcgcgccaaatttatattcatgtttgaccctattcgctattttgcaggtttagaaggtatctattacagcgcttttattacaaaaacgttattaaaggtgctggctggaggttgaagatgatgaggtgtcctcacctcattagatagaacgcgcgcgccagtgTTTTTGAATTCTGGGTTCCCATGTGCGCTTTACATCATCTTTCCATGTGACCTCAATATCTGGGCCGTTTGATCTCATtaaactctcaatccaacgcatcaaaacactcatccttaccatggtcctcatttaaataccacacctgatcattccactttttattttctattttattttaatttctttgttaaattaattaaaaatagttttaaaaattcaaaaaatacacaaaaaatatttttaagtttctaaaataatattttattttctgatatcaaaatattttatttttcttcataatttgaatattttgtgtaattaattagataatatgcatatatttatcttttaattattttcacccaatcaaaaatcataaaaaaatttgttctttatattaaatattgtttatatattataaactaattttgtacatattttgaataattttctcttcaagttttaactatttgtgtaattatttatataattatgtgttaattaacttaataaatttcaaatcaatttcaaaaatcccaaaaaaattagttttgttttaaatttaactAACAAGcatttttgaacatattttgaacttaatttttaggtttgaaatttattttcatcttttttccttattttaatttaattaatcgtgcattaattataattaaaatcaatcataaaaatccaaaaacatttcttttatatttcttgcaatttaaattcctagataaatgtataggttgtcaaattcatgtaaatagtgtagtttacatttcccgcacaatcgatgtaatagcgtagatttactttccgcattttgcatttccgcattttaaattccagcacatataaactgtgtacatgccaaagataaaattgaatcgttagatcactaacttcaaagataaaatatctgaatccaaacacaatcacacttgcacctcttagggtaatccttttctcattcttttcaaaatcaaaatcaaattctattatttcaaacgcaaaatcgaacttttgtttatatccggtgaaaggatagatttttaaaggaaataggataaagaccttataactcaggatagacctcctaatttgcttgctcaaatcaaaacaaacaaatctctcatatatcattgtttttcaaaataaaactttcaaaaaaagacaatactttgtatatatccaaacgaggatcattacgaagttaacgttcttttttcaaaaaacatcttttgaaagataaaaacactttgtatacatccgcacaaggatcattacaaagtcaatttacaaaggtatttggaaccacatacgagcatttcaaggcaatcgaaaagtaattgaaaacaagtgagctaagaaaattaaagagcccatggataaccatggatacaaagggtgctaacaccttccctttgtataacctacccccttaaccagaatttcttaaaggtcttttttctgtttcttttataaacctttccttaattggataaaataaaaggtcggtggcgactctctgattttcaaaaatacaaaagcagaaacaaaaaagagtcagttcgcgtatctctccacgagaggtatggcaaaaaaccgagcgcaCGACAATAACTGACCGATTTTGACACGTAtgtcttctaaaataccaatgggGTATTTGAAAGATATATCGGCTAGTTGTAATGACATCTTAGTAGGTTGAAGTTCTCCTAATTTTAACCTCTTACAGACAGCCAAAGGCATCAGACTTACGCTTGCTCCTAGGTCTAAAATTGCTTTGTCTATCATATGATTTCCTAGGACGCAAGGGATAGAAAAACTTCCAGGATCTTTGTCTTTCTTGGAAAGTTTATTCTCGGATATGGAATGACATTCTAAAGGTTTGGGATCGTCGAGTCTCCGTTTGTTAGACAAAATATCCTTCAAGAACTTGGCATATGATGGTATCTGGGTTATTGCCTCGGTAAAAGGGATCTCTACGTGGATTTTCTCTATTACCTTAATGAACTTTTGGAATTGGTTCTCTGTTTTGGTGTTTTTCAACCTTTGTGGGAATGGAATAGGTGGCTTGTAAGGTTGTGGTGTGCGATTCTCTACCTCTGGTTTTGATTGCTTTTCGGGTTTCTCTGGTCCCTTTGGTTCCTCTACCTGGTCCTTTGGTTCACCATCTTCCTTAGGTTTTTCTGATGTGCTTAGGTTAGGATTTCTAGGTCCTTCATAAGCGGTTCCACTTCTCAAGTTGATAGAATTTTCTTGGCCTTTGGGGTTGGGTTGAGTTTGTCCAGGGAATTGTCCTTCAGGTACAACTTGTGTAGAGGTGGTTTTGGCTACTTGGGAAATATGGGTCTCAAGCATTTTGGTGTGGGTTATCATCTGGTCAAACTTGGTTTCCAGTTGAGTAACTAATTTGTTTGTGTGAATGTGTTGATTCATAAACTCCTTAttttgctgagtttgattctgaaTAAAGGTGTCTATTTTCTTTAAGGTTTGGTCTTGGTGGCACAACTTGCATTGGTTGGTCTTGTTTTTGTGTTTGGAATCCTTGGGGTCTCACTGATCCGGAATTTTGGATGGGGTTATTGTTTTTGTAAGCAAAATTTGGGTGGTTTCTCCATCCAGGATTGTAAGTATTCAAGAAAGGGTTCCCTTGGGTATAGTTAACTTGGTCTGAGCTAGAGTCGTTCAAAAGGTTACAGTCAGTGGTTTGATGTCCTTGAGTTCCACAGAGTTCGCATTCTGATTGGATTGCTGCCACTATGGTAGGATTTTGAGACATATTCTTGACTTTCAAGGCCAAGGCGTCCATATTAGCTTTCATCATGTCCATGCAACTTATCTCATGCTTTCCTCCATGGCTCTCCTTTTTCTCTACCGTCGCTCGTTCTATTCCCCATTGGGCGTGGTTTTGGGCCACGTCCTCTATCAGGGCACAAGCGTCGGGGTAAGGTTTGTTCATTTATGCTCCACCAGTGGCAGCGTCAATGGACATCTTCGTGTTGTAATGGAGTCCATTATAAAAGGTGTGTATGATTAACCATTGCTCTAGGCCATGGTGCGGACAGGCTCTCAAAAGTTCTTTATATCTTTCCCAGGCATCAAAAAGTGATTCGCTTTGGTTTTGAGTGAAACTAGTGattaggttcctaaggacagcGGTCTTACTTGGTGGAAAATATCTGGCAAGAAAAGCTCTCCTAAGGTCTTCCCAAGTCATTATTGAGTTGGCTGGAAGGGCGTCTAACCAGTCATGGGCTTTACCTCTAAGGGAAAAAGGAAACAATCTTAAGCGGATGGCTTCGGGTGTGGCTCCATTTTCCTTAAGGGTATCATCTAACTGGATAAACACTTTTAGGTGTTGATTCAGGTTCTCAGTAGCGAGACCAGCGAATTAGTTTTGTTGTACTAGTTGTAGTAATGAGGGCTTAAGTTCGAAATTATTGGTTGTTATAGCGGGGTTTACGTATAGCCTAAATATAAAACTGCAACTGCacagcctatcgaagtaatatataagattatcgaaccacagagaccaatcgtcaatctatcaactctattgctaaggtgcttatctaaggtgaaCAAGAATATTGTTGTGAGTGCAGTGCAACAAGGAAAGTAAGCAAAGTGAATAACAGTTTAAGCGACAAGTTGGAATGTAAATCATGAAATCAGGCTATGATCCAGACATGCATAAATGAAACGACTCATGGGGCAGTATTTTCTATTCGTAGCAAAAAATCAATTTAA includes these proteins:
- the LOC131618805 gene encoding uncharacterized protein LOC131618805, with the translated sequence MLETHISQVAKTTSTQVVPEGQFPGQTQPNPKGQENSINLRSGTAYEGPRNPNLSTSEKPKEDGEPKDQVEEPKGPEKPEKQSKPEVENRTPQPYKPPIPFPQRLKNTKTENQFQKFIKVIEKIHVEIPFTEAITQIPSYAKFLKDILSNKRRLDDPKPLECHSISENKLSKKDKDPGSFSIPCVLGNHMIDKAILDLGASVDVCYERICSQTVAKVTGFTGLLWRIR